The stretch of DNA CTGAGTCTGCTTCAGaaacatatataatattCGTTAATAGGATACTAAAAAGATTAGAGTCAATGTTATCTAAGCTTTTCAATTGGCCAATATATTTCAACAGCAACGATAGTAAAGAATTTATTATAATACTAATAGTAGTTTTTATTCTGTCACCAGCATCaaagttaaaaaatatgagaCATACCTGTAAAACAATCACTACCAACTGAGTTCTCCATCTATATGAATTCAATACCGAAAGAATCAAAATGGTATTTATTACTGTAGATGGTGTATCAAACAATAATGAAGTCATAAAAGGCAAATACAAATTGTAAACGGTATCAAACTTGGGTAAACTCCTGTATCCATGTTGCCAATATTTGATGATTACTACACTAATCATTATTAAGCCCACCACAACGACATTTACAAAGATTTGTTTATAAGATGTATCGGTGGTAAAAGTGGACCACGGCTGAAGCCTTTCAATACTATAATAGAAAGTGCCCAGCAGTATAACTGTTTGAACAAAGTTCGAATAAAAGCGCTCAAAATTTTTAGGATCCTCACTCACGCCTGATTTATGACTCCTCATATTAATCTTACAGATTTCCTCAGGTGGCATTTGGCTGCCCTTAGTTTTCTGGGGTATTCTAGCTGTGGTACAGGAAACATGAGGTGCTATGGCAACCATAGAGGCAACGAATAGGATGAAGAGAATTTATCGCCTGGAGGTAAGTCTAACTTACTGGCTGAGATCTCGCTAGATAGTAAGACTGCAAGCTCTACTGTTCCTAGGATACATGTTCTACCAACGTTTCATCATCTCAACCAACAACGTGTGCCATACTTGTAAAGATTATGTTCCTGCAAACCCAATCACCACCAAAAGCCCTCAATAATAAAACTAAATCATTACCCGCACGCCCAAACATTTTTGCAACGTCTTTTCAtatctgaaaaattttcatcaggAGAACCTCAGGTATAAATAAGAGACGCAAGAGTAGCTATAGACAAACTAAAATAATACTTCCCTATatcttgaaaagaaagggcTTTTGAAACATCCATTAGGTAGATACCATACGACAACCTCCAGGTGAAGTGGGATATACGAAAGGCAGAGGGAGAAATTGAATCCCCTTAagatcttttttgtttccgtcttctttttcttctttatcacGATTAGTTTCTGAGATATGTCTTTTGTCGTTATCACAGGCTAATTATTCCCCTGATGACCAAAATAAATTTTTACAAACTAGAGTTTCTGAATCTTTTATGATTAGAACGtttattcttatttctGAGGTTTTTAATTAgcaataaagaagaaaagaaaaaccgGAAATATAAGAGGTTTAAATAGAAATACAGTGGTACTTCTTCAGTTTCTCTGCTCTCCTTTTATCCCCTACATTCTGTTTTTTGTATTCAATGTTTAGTTTAGGGTGTTTGTTCATATGATGAttataacaaaaacaaaagctGGAATTACTGGCTGAACGAGTATATGTTGATACGTTTTTGCACTATCCTGACCTAACAAACACTTTTAAAGTAAATATAACAAAAGACTGATAGATTTCCATTGGTTGAGAAGAATACATTTATGCAAAAAACAGTCGTTTTTTGGTGCTATTCTTCCGTAGGttgatttttcaatctATTTGATGCAATGGAGATGAGGATACACAGCACTGGGCACTGAGAATGAACTTTATTCTTTCGAATGAGTGACAATGCTTTAAGCGGGCCTAGAAAACCCGCGCTACTGATCCATTGAAAGTTATTTTTCGAATACTAACGGAATTTTCCTATAAAGAAGGaatggatttttttcttactttCCTACGACTATGTGAATTGATTTTTATGATGAGATATTTATAGATGACGAGTCTGATCATTCGTGAAGACACAACTATTAAAATTACCATTCATGCCTTTCTGAAACTATTTAcagtattcttttcaatttgtaaAGAATCGGAAATGGAGAAAAATCGACAGATAAACTAATTACTTCATCAGTTGATGTGTCTGTATTGATTCCATgcttttaaagaaaattccTATCCTTCAAAGACAATGATACTGcagaagatgaaacaaATTACTCAAATAGACAAGCATATGTCTGATCTCTGATTGAAAAGAGCAATTAGTGTCTGATGCAATTATagattgaagaaaaacttaTCCGAGAGAGATAAGACGTCGCGCATAATTTTACATTGTTTATACTTTATCCcgatttcaaaaattgtttATGATGATTTCCACATTTCACGACGGTCAACTGTGTTTTTCGAATGTTTATCGATTAACTTTGATGATATTTCGCCTGTGACAGGGCGTGGTACTGAGCTTTAATTTTTTGGCAAATCTAGAAATCGGGTCAAGCACAACATTGTAATCTCTTGATTATTTGTCCGACTCTAATCTCTTCAATATATTTGAGTTCAAATATATTAACCAagtgtttttttcttacgTTATTATCAATTAAATTTGTGATGTGATGACAATTCCTTGAGctatatattttcttgagatcctcaatgaagaaaacgTCTCATTAAATGATTTGCACGTCAGTCTGATCACAAACCGCTTAAAGTACTGAATGTATGTATTGTTCACTTCATCTAACTCTTTGTTCGGTGATTCAACAAGAAACACCCAGACATTATTAATTCATATagcaaatttttttcactctcAATCTACCTCATCACTGAGTTCATTCAAATCATACATAGCTACGTAAGATCGTTCGAGTAATATTTCTGCGAAAAGAGACCAAGTTCACGGATagaccaaagaaaaaatgctttCCGAATCATCCGTCTCCATCTATAAGCTAGATCAATTGGAGTATCAGTATTATTACTTGACGAAGTCTTTGGAAAAGTTTGAACCAAGGTATCCCCAAACTGCCAAACTATACAACTGCAtaggtaaaaaaaacaagaaaaaggtcGACAAACTATTGAACTCTTTAGAGTTAAAAACTTTGAGCAAAGAACttgatgaaatttattTAAGGTTACTCAAGAATAAGATTCACTATTACGAGACACATTTATCTAAATGTATAAAAGAGCAGATCCAGAAAGTctctaaaaaagaatctggtaaaatgaaagatgctcaaaagaataaaacaCCACCTTTagatgttgaaaaaatgcttGGCGTACAGCTCTCAATAGAGGATTTAGTACTATTTTTGACAAGATTTAAACTGATCAAAACTTTCCATCAAAGGGTTAGacagaaaagcaaaaagatGGAAAATGATACGAATGTGAAGGCTTGGTTGGATAACAATGATTACAGTCGTTATGTCAGCGATAAAGCAAGTAAATGGAACCCAAGTAATATTTGGAACAGCGTTATCACAAAGCTACCAAATTGTGAAAAGTTAAACGCATTAATTGGTCAAAGCAAAGCCGTTAAAAATCTAGTTGAGTCCTTCGATTTGAGTATCTGTGTTATATTCGGATTTGATGTAAGTGCTATGAAGGCAAAGAAGTATGAAGCGAGGGAGAAGGCATCCAAAGCTACTTTAGCGCCAACCAATATTGAACATGATACCGACAACggtgatgaaaataataaaatggACAGGAGTTTTGATGCAAATAGCAAACGAAGTCAGACTAACAGGGAAATAACATCCGACGATGAAGATTTGCTGGTAGAACAATACGAAGGATTGTTAGGCAGTTCAggagatgaaaaagaaggtgGCGGATACCTAAACCCTAATATCAATTACAATGAAGTGACGGATGAAGAGGCCAGCGATGAATCATTCGCTGCAGAAGACAATGAGGAAGAATTTAGTGAATATGAAGACAGTGAGCCAACAAGAAAGAGAGCAAAGTTGCATAATTTGCCTGAATTAATGGCTGGCTACTATAGTGGGGATGACAGTGAGGAAGATAGTAATGAAAGTGATAAAAATGTCAAgggaaagaataaaaagagCGGCGCAATGGAAGACCGTACTGCTAGAGAACAAATGTCCAATGAGccaaagaggaaaaataGACGTGGACAAAGggcaagaagaaagatttgggaaaaaaaatatggttCCCAAGCCAAACATGTTCAAAGGGAATtggagaaagaaatggaagatagaaaacaaagacaAGTCGAGTACGAAGCAAGAGTGGCTAAACGTGAAGCTAAAGCGGCATCATTACAAGATTCAAGGAATAGGGAGCACGAAAATGAACGTCGTGAAGTGCTctacaagaaagaaaaaggaacagTGGCCACTGGGGAAGAGCATCCTTCCTGGATTGCAAAGAGACTAGCCgaagaaaaacttcaaaaagcTAAGTTTGAAGGTAAAAAGATCAAATTTGATTAGAATAAAAATTTGCTTCTATTAACTCCAtgtataataataaaatcggttcatatatatatatatatacatacatatatatatgtgtgtgtTGTGCATATACCCCATATCAATATAGCatttattttattgaaatcaTATCACTACTACCTCTTTGTGCCTGCCAACAGGAAAACACGCGGAAAAAGATCAGAGGAATATATTAGCAAGCTCAAGCTCTCGTGTTAAAGATGCATTCATTTCACTCCAACATTGATTGCAAGCTGTGAAATATGGAAGAAAacttgatgaaattgtttATAAAACCTGaatatgataaaaaaatctaaataataaatatgaGCGCTCTACAATAGTCGTATTAGAAATGAAGAGAAAGGGAGAAAAATAGAAGTACGCGGACGTCAACCCTTAAATGAAGTATGATTTATTGCCTGGGAAAGcattttgattttcctATTATTCGAAGACTTCCCCAGTAATTGGATCcctctttttgaaagtcaAAAGTAAGTcatcttttggaaaaatggTAGCGAAAACTTTGATCTTTTCACTTAATGGAGTGACCTTATGATGGAAATCAGTATTTAAAGCAAACTTACCCAACAAAGCAGCGAAGGTGATCATGACGTATGTTTGACCTAAGCAGACATGCGAACCGCAACCGAAAACCAACCAATTCTTCTTCGCTTCGCTAGCCTTAGAACCTTCCACCCATCTTTCAGGAATGAACTCGTCAGGATTTTCATAAACTTCAGGGTCGTGTAAAGCCGGGTATAAGGTTGGAATTAACATAGCGCCCTTTGGTGCAGTATAGTTAGGAGAAACTgggaaatttttcttaacAACATATGGAACCATTAAGACAGGTGGTCTGTAACGTAGAGTTTCTTTGATAACCATATTAgtatatttcattttttcgatTAAATCCAAATTCAATTCAGTGGACATATCGTTGTTACGGACAGCTAATTGTTCTTCTCTGATTTTGGCTAGAACATCTGGACGATCGGCAACAATTTGAAACAACCAACAAGCcaacgaagaagaagcatcTTGAGAGGCAAATAGGAAAGTGAAAACAGCTTCAGAAATTTCCTTGTTAGTGAATTCTCTGTGGTAGATTCTGGATTCATCGTCATTACTATTCTTTGCATCATGCATCAATTTACACCAAGCATCCATAACACAAACTGGTTTGCCACCAGCAGCAATATGGTCTTTTGCCATTTGGGCacagttttcaaaaattttcatggCCATGTCAGCAGTCTTCTTACCGTACCATGTTTTAGTGTAAGGAATGATAATTGGAAAGTTGACTAATTCTAAAGCTGCAGTAACCAAATAGTAATCATCGGCAATTTTTCTGACCTGGTCTTCGGTGATATAGTTACCACAGAATGAGTTTAATGATAAAGCACAAAGAATTTCTCTCATCTCATGGAAAAAGACTTGAGGCTCGTAGTTATTTTCCTTAGACAAACGaacaaatttttccatATACTTATCCATGATCAATTCCAATGAAGGTAAGTATTGAGCCAAGGCTTGTTTGGTGAAAAGACCGTTTAGTGATTTTCTGTAATCAGTATGTGCTTTACCATCCAAAAAGACCCAATTGCAAGGTCTTAAGATCTTCACAGCAACATCCACAACACAAGGTTTGACGAATTTGGAGGATTGCAAAATCTTTCTTGCCAAATCTCTCGTAGATGCGATAACAACAAATTTATGGAAAATGGAAACACATGAAAGTGGACCGGATGCCCACTTAGCcttatattcttcaaattttggaTCTAAAGATTCCAAGAATGGTCCAATAATGGGCCAGAACTTAAACTTTGGACCTGCGATAGAAccttttttgatttgataTGCTACTTGGTCCCAAACCAAAAGAATACAAATTAAAGTagcaaatattttcaaatatgaCATAGACTTGAGCGTATCTAGGATGCTGAAGGCAGTGGTGATGCCTACAGAGGATTGATCCTTAGCCAATTGTTGCAATGTAGAATTATGAGAGGCCTGTTGTATTATATTTTCTGCGACAGAACTCATTTTGTTAAATGGTGTTAATATCTATTAGACTAGTAAATAATGTTTTGTTTGTTATTGTGAGTGATACTAAGAAATTATTTTATGAATTAAAAAGGAATAGAACAAGACATTTGGAACAATAGACAATTaacttatatatatatacttttttcttacaaaaatatttccTGCTTGCGTATATAAACCAATCAGTCCCTTTGCCTGGAGACAATAAGGATGATCTTTACAACCGAtcgataaaaaaatcttttcaagaCCGAAAACTTAAGAGCTCTCTTCAATAGCGATATAAACACCGGTTGCATTTAGACGCAGATTTGGGCTATGTTTTGTCAGCAGCGATAAAAAGGTACGAGACCTAAACGAGGAAAACTTCTCGAGAACTATGCTACCAAGGATTACCCTCTCCGGAAATTGCGGAACAAATCCGTGGTGTCTTTACGAGGTCCTCGTTTAAATAATTCAGGGGTGTGGGGTGTGGGCGCGTATACGCGAACGAGCCACTGTTTTTCCGGGGAACCTTCAGCGCTTGCAGAAATGGCGAATCTTTTACGTGTAAAGGGACAACggaaatggaaaagaaataatcaaTGTGTCTCTATCTTTACAAATGTGTATGTGTACTTATAATCTGATTCTACGTCTCGCgtatatatgtacataTACGTGGATAGTAGCATTTTTGGTTGACGTACCATTATTATCTAGGGAATATATCGTTGTACTAtttctcttgtttttttgtgtCATCAGCGGTAGGTTCTTTGGTAGGAATACTCTCAACTCCATCGACTTGCGGTTTAGAGGGCTTTGGCAGCTTAACAGACTCGGCTTCAGTAGATTCGGTTGATTGTGCCACATCTTCGCTTGaacttgttcttgttgtgTCAACATCAGTTGAAGTCAATGCAGAAATCGGTAATTGACTAGATCGTGGCTCATTCAATGTTTGGTCATCAGGTGCATTCTCACTAATGCCAGATTCCTTGGACCATTCGGAACGCAATGTGGATTCGGATCCTACGCTTGGAAGAGTGATTCCTGTGTGAATACTCCCAACATTTGCTTCAGATGCTTGATATGCGTTTGTTGAGCTTGGAGCAGGTGACAAGGCCTTCGAATCACAAGGCATATTACCTAATCTACTTACTGAACCTGTTGTGGTATCGCGTGGGTAAGACAACGGTGAGACTATGTTATTGACTGGTTGTTGTTTCGTTGGCATAGTAGTTGAAAGGTTTTGTAAATTATTTACAGCATTTCCATCAAGTTGATTTGAATTGGGAATTGAGTATTTGTTCAACGGTCTCTGACTGGCAGAAATTGCACTTACGGGTGGGATAGAACTATTAGGTACAACTTTATTGCTCGaattcattgaagaataaGTTAATTGCGCAGCCGATATGTTTACAGGAGCATTAACATTTTGATAGTTGTCAATAGGTTGATAATAGGTACGCGGGCTGATGGATTTGATACCAGTACTACTGCTACTACTAATGCTTTCATTACCTGGATTATTCTGTTTTAATACGCTCTGGATATCCTTAATGAACAAAGGATAGAGATATTCAGCaatcttttctctttgtgCTATTGCTAGAGCACGCTCAAATGGTATCCAGACACCCTTTAAATGCATAGAGCCAATTTTCACAACATGCCTAATTTTCTCTGCTTTTAAAATACCATCTCTTCTACCTCTTGTCATCTTAGTTACGTTCAAAAGTTTAGTACCGTTAACCATGTCGTTATCGGCTCTTCTAACCACTGATATACCATTAGCTTCGACCTGATAACAAAGCGTCTTTTCGTCCTCCCACATAGTTGTTGTTACTCTTGGTCTTATTATGCTTGCGGATGTACCGTTACTATTGTTACCTGCTGTATTGTTAGTGGCTATTAATGGCATGGGGTGCCTTATGGTGGTTGTGTGGAAAGAATTCATAGCTTTCGCCATTGAATCATATTGTTGATCAGGCTTCATCTGTCTATTAGTGGTTAGATAAATTTCTTGGTCTGTAGGGGGTTTAACTGGTGGTGTTGTAGAATTTCCATCATACAACGGGCTCccttgttgctgttgctgttgctgttgctgtgGTGGCAACATTCCCATTTGAGGAAGATTGTAGCTTAAGGGAACATTTTGACCAGGTGGAACTTGAGTTGGAGTTTTTAAAGATCTGGGAGGAATTGGAGAATGTGAATTTGGAATTGAGGAGGTCTTGTGGAAGCCGGGATATTGATAAGTGGAAGGTTGTGGATAATTCGACATGGGAGGCTGCTGAGCTATGCAAGCGACACTGTTACTATTGCGACTAGTACGATGAGAGTTGGGAGACATTG from Saccharomyces mikatae IFO 1815 strain IFO1815 genome assembly, chromosome: 13 encodes:
- the BUD22 gene encoding Bud22p (similar to Saccharomyces cerevisiae BUD22 (YMR014W); ancestral locus Anc_2.561), translated to MLSESSVSIYKLDQLEYQYYYLTKSLEKFEPRYPQTAKLYNCIGKKNKKKVDKLLNSLELKTLSKELDEIYLRLLKNKIHYYETHLSKCIKEQIQKVSKKESGKMKDAQKNKTPPLDVEKMLGVQLSIEDLVLFLTRFKLIKTFHQRVRQKSKKMENDTNVKAWLDNNDYSRYVSDKASKWNPSNIWNSVITKLPNCEKLNALIGQSKAVKNLVESFDLSICVIFGFDVSAMKAKKYEAREKASKATLAPTNIEHDTDNGDENNKMDRSFDANSKRSQTNREITSDDEDLLVEQYEGLLGSSGDEKEGGGYLNPNINYNEVTDEEASDESFAAEDNEEEFSEYEDSEPTRKRAKLHNLPELMAGYYSGDDSEEDSNESDKNVKGKNKKSGAMEDRTAREQMSNEPKRKNRRGQRARRKIWEKKYGSQAKHVQRELEKEMEDRKQRQVEYEARVAKREAKAASLQDSRNREHENERREVLYKKEKGTVATGEEHPSWIAKRLAEEKLQKAKFEGKKIKFD
- the ERG5 gene encoding C-22 sterol desaturase (similar to Saccharomyces cerevisiae ERG5 (YMR015C); ancestral locus Anc_2.562), whose product is MSSVAENIIQQASHNSTLQQLAKDQSSVGITTAFSILDTLKSMSYLKIFATLICILLVWDQVAYQIKKGSIAGPKFKFWPIIGPFLESLDPKFEEYKAKWASGPLSCVSIFHKFVVIASTRDLARKILQSSKFVKPCVVDVAVKILRPCNWVFLDGKAHTDYRKSLNGLFTKQALAQYLPSLELIMDKYMEKFVRLSKENNYEPQVFFHEMREILCALSLNSFCGNYITEDQVRKIADDYYLVTAALELVNFPIIIPYTKTWYGKKTADMAMKIFENCAQMAKDHIAAGGKPVCVMDAWCKLMHDAKNSNDDESRIYHREFTNKEISEAVFTFLFASQDASSSLACWLFQIVADRPDVLAKIREEQLAVRNNDMSTELNLDLIEKMKYTNMVIKETLRYRPPVLMVPYVVKKNFPVSPNYTAPKGAMLIPTLYPALHDPEVYENPDEFIPERWVEGSKASEAKKNWLVFGCGSHVCLGQTYVMITFAALLGKFALNTDFHHKVTPLSEKIKVFATIFPKDDLLLTFKKRDPITGEVFE
- the SOK2 gene encoding Sok2p (similar to Saccharomyces cerevisiae PHD1 (YKL043W) and SOK2 (YMR016C); ancestral locus Anc_2.564), yielding MPIGNPINTNDIKSNRMHQEPTMSSMSNNESTIGQPTQQQQQQQQYLSQNVQPLVPVSYQYVVPEQWPYPQYYQQAQSQSQQQPQSQPQMYQVQESFQGSGSDTNVSVPPSTSVGVPSAAGATALPNNSAVGNNGNNSSTSGNNVPYYYYFPQIPAQQAMAYSYPQAYYYYSANGDSTSNINGIASSVTNIQAQNSNLAKNYSTYEQQQQQLQPQSYSVQPPKIGNISSKLCKSGPPSDSSTGSMSPNSHRTSRNSNSVACIAQQPPMSNYPQPSTYQYPGFHKTSSIPNSHSPIPPRSLKTPTQVPPGQNVPLSYNLPQMGMLPPQQQQQQQQQGSPLYDGNSTTPPVKPPTDQEIYLTTNRQMKPDQQYDSMAKAMNSFHTTTIRHPMPLIATNNTAGNNSNGTSASIIRPRVTTTMWEDEKTLCYQVEANGISVVRRADNDMVNGTKLLNVTKMTRGRRDGILKAEKIRHVVKIGSMHLKGVWIPFERALAIAQREKIAEYLYPLFIKDIQSVLKQNNPGNESISSSSSTGIKSISPRTYYQPIDNYQNVNAPVNISAAQLTYSSMNSSNKVVPNSSIPPVSAISASQRPLNKYSIPNSNQLDGNAVNNLQNLSTTMPTKQQPVNNIVSPLSYPRDTTTGSVSRLGNMPCDSKALSPAPSSTNAYQASEANVGSIHTGITLPSVGSESTLRSEWSKESGISENAPDDQTLNEPRSSQLPISALTSTDVDTTRTSSSEDVAQSTESTEAESVKLPKPSKPQVDGVESIPTKEPTADDTKKQEK